One Paracoccaceae bacterium genomic region harbors:
- a CDS encoding NAD-dependent epimerase/dehydratase family protein, with protein sequence MARRALVTGSAGFIGYHLCRRLLAEGWLVTGLDAMTPYYDVTLKERRHAMLMQSPGFRAVAGRVEEPGMVADLAEGADAVIHLAAQAGVRYSIEAPRSYVEANLAGTFEVLEAARGTRPGHLLIASTSSVYGANPVMPYAEDHRADHPMSFYAATKKAGEAMAHSYAHLYGLPCTLFRFFTVYGPWGRPDMALFKFTRAILSGEPIEIYNHGEMRRDFTYVDDLVEGIVRLIGCPPDTGGTGASPVAPWRVVNIGNGAPVGLMDFVAAIEAATGRVAEKRFLPMQPGDVPATWADAGLIEAVTGAPLPRTDIGEGVARFVAWYRDYYRV encoded by the coding sequence ATGGCGCGGCGGGCATTGGTGACGGGATCGGCGGGCTTCATCGGCTATCACCTGTGCCGCCGCCTGCTGGCCGAGGGTTGGCTGGTCACCGGACTGGATGCGATGACCCCCTACTACGATGTCACCCTGAAGGAGCGGCGGCACGCGATGCTGATGCAGTCGCCGGGCTTCCGCGCGGTGGCGGGGCGGGTCGAGGAACCCGGGATGGTGGCGGACCTGGCCGAGGGGGCGGATGCGGTGATCCACCTCGCCGCGCAGGCCGGGGTCCGGTATTCGATCGAGGCGCCACGCAGCTATGTCGAGGCGAACCTCGCGGGAACCTTCGAGGTGCTGGAGGCGGCGCGGGGAACGCGGCCCGGGCATCTGCTGATCGCCTCGACCAGTTCGGTCTATGGCGCCAACCCGGTCATGCCCTATGCCGAGGATCACCGGGCCGACCATCCGATGAGCTTCTATGCCGCCACCAAGAAGGCGGGCGAGGCGATGGCGCATTCCTATGCCCACCTCTACGGCCTGCCCTGCACGCTGTTCCGGTTCTTCACCGTCTACGGTCCCTGGGGGCGGCCGGACATGGCGCTGTTCAAGTTCACCCGCGCCATCCTGTCGGGCGAACCCATCGAGATCTACAACCACGGCGAAATGCGGCGCGACTTTACCTATGTGGACGATCTGGTGGAGGGGATCGTGCGGCTGATCGGCTGCCCGCCGGACACCGGTGGAACCGGCGCATCGCCGGTGGCACCGTGGCGGGTGGTCAACATCGGGAACGGCGCGCCGGTGGGACTGATGGATTTCGTGGCGGCGATCGAGGCGGCGACGGGGCGGGTTGCCGAAAAGCGGTTCCTGCCGATGCAGCCGGGCGATGTTCCGGCGACCTGGGCCGATGCCGGGCTGATCGAGGCGGTTACGGGGGCACCCCTGCCCCGCACCGACATCGGTGAGGGCGTGGCGCGGTTCGTCGCGTGGTACCGGGATTACTACCGGGTGTGA
- a CDS encoding aldo/keto reductase encodes MSPTLRLLDGHAIPQLGFGLWQVADAARITETALSQGYRLVDGAAIYGNEVGMGQGIAASGLPRDQVFVTTKVWNDRQGRDSTRAAVGESLDRLRLDRLDLVLIHWPCPGQDRYVETWRALIDLRSEGAVTSIGVSNFDAVQIDRLMAETGVMPVLNQIELHPRLQQAALRAAHAERGVITQSWTPLGRGGAFEAAPVRAIAERRGISPAQAILRWHLDLGVSVIPRSTRAEGLAQNLAVLGADPLDPDEMAAMAGLDAGERTGPDPAVFG; translated from the coding sequence ATGTCCCCGACCCTTCGCCTTCTCGACGGGCACGCCATTCCGCAACTCGGCTTCGGCCTGTGGCAGGTGGCCGATGCCGCGCGCATCACTGAAACCGCGCTGTCGCAGGGGTACCGGCTGGTCGACGGCGCGGCGATCTACGGCAACGAGGTCGGCATGGGGCAGGGCATCGCCGCCTCGGGCCTGCCGCGCGATCAGGTATTCGTCACGACGAAGGTCTGGAACGACCGGCAGGGCCGCGACAGCACCCGCGCCGCCGTCGGCGAAAGCCTCGACCGGCTGCGGCTCGACCGGCTCGACCTCGTGCTGATCCACTGGCCCTGCCCGGGGCAGGACCGCTATGTCGAAACCTGGCGTGCGCTGATCGACCTGCGGTCCGAGGGCGCGGTCACCTCGATCGGCGTCTCGAATTTCGATGCCGTCCAGATCGACCGCCTGATGGCGGAAACCGGCGTGATGCCGGTCCTGAACCAGATCGAACTGCATCCGCGCCTGCAACAGGCCGCGCTGCGCGCTGCCCATGCGGAACGCGGCGTGATCACCCAAAGCTGGACACCGCTGGGGCGCGGCGGCGCGTTCGAGGCCGCCCCCGTCCGCGCGATTGCGGAGCGGCGCGGCATCTCGCCCGCCCAGGCGATCCTGCGATGGCACCTCGATCTCGGGGTTTCGGTCATCCCGCGCTCGACCCGGGCCGAGGGGCTGGCGCAGAACCTCGCCGTTCTCGGGGCCGATCCGCTCGACCCCGACGAGATGGCGGCGATGGCCGGGCTCGACGCGGGCGAGCGCACCGGGCCCGATCCGGCGGTCTTTGGCTGA
- a CDS encoding c-type cytochrome — MRGIIGLAAGAAMAAGAAAAQDAARGEETYHRYCAVCHGIDATGAGPMAPILTIQPTDLTRLAVTAGGVFPMLRAASRIDGRDPLVAHGSPMPVYGGFFEGRQVSVKLPDGQPMMVTETVADLLAWLQTIQRTD, encoded by the coding sequence ATGCGCGGCATCATCGGATTGGCAGCGGGCGCCGCAATGGCCGCAGGGGCGGCGGCGGCGCAGGATGCCGCACGGGGCGAAGAGACCTACCACCGCTATTGTGCGGTGTGCCACGGCATCGACGCGACAGGCGCGGGGCCGATGGCGCCGATCCTGACCATCCAGCCGACCGACCTGACGCGGCTTGCCGTGACGGCGGGCGGCGTGTTTCCGATGCTGCGGGCCGCAAGCCGGATCGACGGGCGCGACCCGCTGGTCGCGCATGGCAGCCCGATGCCCGTCTATGGCGGGTTCTTCGAGGGCAGGCAGGTCAGCGTGAAACTGCCCGATGGCCAGCCGATGATGGTGACCGAGACGGTGGCGGACCTGCTGGCCTGGCTGCAGACCATCCAGCGGACCGACTGA
- a CDS encoding D-glycerate dehydrogenase: MPHQRLSVVVTRRLPEPVETRLTELFDVTLRDPDTAMPREDLVAAVQTADVLVPTITDTIDAGLLAHAGPRLRLIANYGAGVDHIDVATARQRGILVSNTPGVVTEDTADMVIALILSVTRRIPEGLAEMQAGAWKGWSPMAHLGGRIGGRRLGILGMGRIGQAVARRARALGMQVHYHNRRRLRPETEAEFEATYWDSLDQMLARMDVISVNCPHTPATFHLLNARRLKLLKPSAVVVNTSRGEVIDENALARGLRAGEIAGAGLDVYEHGAQVNPLLRDLPNVVLLPHMGSATLEGRIEMGEKVILNIKTFADGHRPPDQVVPGML; the protein is encoded by the coding sequence ATGCCGCATCAGCGTCTGAGTGTTGTCGTCACGCGACGCCTGCCCGAACCGGTCGAGACCCGGTTGACCGAACTGTTCGACGTCACGCTGCGCGACCCCGACACCGCCATGCCGCGCGAGGACCTGGTGGCGGCGGTGCAGACGGCCGATGTGCTGGTGCCCACGATCACCGACACCATCGACGCGGGCCTGCTGGCCCATGCCGGCCCGCGCCTGCGCCTGATCGCGAACTACGGTGCCGGGGTCGACCACATCGACGTGGCCACCGCCCGGCAGCGCGGCATCCTGGTGTCAAACACCCCCGGCGTGGTGACCGAGGATACCGCCGACATGGTGATCGCGCTGATCCTGTCGGTCACCCGCCGCATCCCCGAGGGTCTGGCCGAGATGCAGGCGGGGGCCTGGAAGGGCTGGTCTCCCATGGCGCATCTGGGCGGGCGCATCGGCGGGCGGCGCCTCGGAATCCTGGGAATGGGCCGCATCGGGCAGGCGGTGGCCCGCCGCGCCCGCGCCCTCGGGATGCAGGTCCACTACCACAACCGCCGGCGCCTGCGCCCCGAGACCGAGGCCGAGTTCGAGGCGACCTATTGGGACAGCCTGGATCAGATGCTGGCCCGGATGGACGTGATCAGCGTGAACTGCCCGCACACGCCCGCCACGTTCCACCTGCTGAACGCCCGCCGCCTGAAGCTGCTGAAACCCTCTGCCGTCGTGGTGAACACCTCGCGTGGCGAGGTGATCGACGAGAACGCGCTGGCCCGCGGCCTCCGCGCGGGCGAGATCGCGGGCGCCGGCCTCGATGTCTACGAACATGGCGCGCAGGTGAATCCGCTGCTGCGCGACCTGCCGAATGTCGTGCTGCTGCCGCACATGGGTTCGGCCACGCTGGAAGGGCGCATCGAGATGGGCGAGAAGGTCATCCTGAACATCAAGACCTTCGCCGATGGGCATCGCCCGCCCGATCAGGTGGTGCCGGGCATGCTGTGA
- a CDS encoding cation diffusion facilitator family transporter — protein MNPTMRLNLSAGAASLSVALVLVMLKLWALSQTGALSIAASLADSAMDLMVSLGAMAAILYAAKPADDDHAFGHTSAEDLAALGQAAFVLASAGIIAWAGIARLLADEPVRLSAEGPGIAVMVVSVLLTLALVLWQGHVARRTGNRVVAADRLHYLGDLLPNAGAILSLAASAWFGLSSVDAVVAVGAAGMLAVGALRIGKAAWDALMDRAADPKVVEGIGAIARTWPGVRGFHDLKTRTAGSRIFVNLHIELDGELTLREAHGIGAGLRRAILEAYPQTDVIIHKDVARHGTGRDGT, from the coding sequence ATGAACCCGACCATGCGCCTGAACCTGTCGGCTGGCGCGGCCTCGCTGAGCGTCGCGCTCGTGCTGGTGATGCTGAAGCTCTGGGCACTGTCGCAGACCGGGGCGCTGTCGATCGCGGCATCGCTGGCGGACAGCGCGATGGACCTGATGGTGTCGCTGGGCGCGATGGCGGCGATCCTTTACGCGGCGAAGCCGGCGGACGATGACCACGCCTTCGGCCATACATCGGCCGAGGATCTGGCGGCGCTCGGGCAGGCGGCGTTCGTGCTGGCCTCGGCCGGGATCATCGCCTGGGCGGGGATCGCGCGGCTGCTGGCGGATGAACCGGTGCGGCTGTCGGCCGAGGGCCCGGGGATCGCGGTGATGGTCGTGTCGGTGCTGCTGACACTGGCCCTGGTGCTGTGGCAGGGGCATGTGGCGCGGCGGACGGGGAACCGGGTGGTCGCGGCGGACCGGCTGCATTACCTGGGCGACCTCCTGCCCAATGCGGGCGCGATCCTGTCGCTGGCGGCCTCGGCCTGGTTCGGGCTGTCGTCGGTCGATGCGGTGGTGGCGGTGGGGGCGGCCGGGATGCTGGCGGTCGGGGCGCTGCGCATCGGCAAGGCCGCCTGGGATGCGCTGATGGATCGCGCAGCCGACCCGAAGGTGGTCGAGGGAATCGGCGCGATCGCCCGGACATGGCCGGGCGTCCGGGGGTTCCACGACCTGAAGACGCGGACGGCGGGCAGCCGGATTTTCGTGAACCTGCATATCGAGCTGGACGGCGAGCTGACGCTGCGCGAGGCGCACGGGATCGGTGCCGGGTTGCGCCGCGCGATCCTCGAGGCCTATCCGCAGACCGACGTGATCATCCACAAGGACGTCGCGCGGCACGGCACTGGCCGTGACGGGACATGA
- a CDS encoding ABC transporter permease, with translation MAGLRAALPPHRIVMIALALALVIWCAVSMRWDWLPRYLPLAAEGLWRTIWLLLVTVTLGMALAIPLGLAQAAGPWYLATPARVFCTVIRGTPLLLQIWLLYYGLGSLFPQYPWIRQSDLWPILRQAWPYAVLALTLSFAGYEGEVMRGAFRSVPRGQLEAARAMGIPRWRILLRIWLPQAIQRALPTLGGETVLQLKATPLVATITVVEIYAVSSRVRQDTFIVYEPLLLLAVVYMAVAGLIVLAFRRLERQFPARMG, from the coding sequence ATGGCCGGTCTGCGCGCCGCCCTGCCGCCGCATCGCATCGTCATGATCGCCCTCGCCCTGGCGCTTGTCATCTGGTGCGCGGTCTCGATGCGGTGGGACTGGCTGCCCCGCTACCTGCCGCTTGCGGCCGAGGGGCTGTGGCGCACGATCTGGCTGCTGCTCGTCACCGTCACCCTGGGCATGGCCCTGGCCATTCCGCTCGGCCTCGCGCAGGCGGCCGGGCCCTGGTATCTGGCCACCCCGGCGCGGGTGTTCTGCACGGTGATCCGGGGCACGCCGCTTCTGCTGCAGATCTGGCTGCTGTACTACGGCCTCGGCTCGCTGTTTCCGCAGTATCCCTGGATCCGCCAGTCCGACCTCTGGCCGATCCTGCGCCAGGCATGGCCCTATGCGGTGCTGGCGCTGACCCTGTCCTTCGCGGGCTACGAGGGCGAGGTGATGCGTGGCGCCTTCCGCTCGGTGCCGCGCGGCCAGCTCGAGGCCGCCCGCGCGATGGGCATTCCGCGCTGGCGGATCCTGCTGCGCATCTGGCTGCCGCAGGCCATCCAGCGGGCCCTGCCGACGCTCGGCGGCGAGACGGTGCTGCAACTCAAGGCCACCCCGCTGGTCGCCACGATCACGGTGGTGGAGATCTACGCCGTCTCGTCCCGCGTGCGGCAGGATACCTTCATCGTCTACGAGCCGCTGCTTCTGCTCGCCGTGGTCTACATGGCGGTGGCCGGGCTGATCGTGCTGGCGTTCCGCCGGCTCGAGCGCCAGTTCCCGGCGCGGATGGGCTGA
- a CDS encoding ABC transporter permease subunit (The N-terminal region of this protein, as described by TIGR01726, is a three transmembrane segment that identifies a subfamily of ABC transporter permease subunits, which specificities that include histidine, arginine, glutamine, glutamate, L-cystine (sic), the opines (in Agrobacterium) octopine and nopaline, etc.), which produces MDQTLALLADWGPNLLRGLWHSVLIAGGAWGLGIVIGTFGALGKLHGGPVTRDLLAVYTTVVRAVPELVLILILYFAVTDAVNQVLLSMGYQRIQISGVAAGITVLGVVQGAYHTEVLRGAILALPRGQIEAARAMGMPSLLMARRIALPAVMAGAVPGLANLWLVATKDTALLAVVGFGELTQETRQAAGATKAFFTFFMAAGLLYLALSLVSGALFGRIESWARRGQPKLSGTGR; this is translated from the coding sequence ATGGACCAGACGCTGGCCCTTCTGGCCGACTGGGGGCCCAACCTCTTGCGCGGGTTGTGGCACTCGGTGCTGATCGCGGGCGGGGCCTGGGGCCTCGGCATCGTGATCGGCACCTTCGGCGCCCTGGGCAAGCTGCATGGCGGGCCCGTCACGCGCGACCTGCTGGCGGTCTATACCACGGTCGTCCGCGCGGTCCCCGAACTGGTCCTGATCCTGATCCTGTATTTCGCCGTGACCGACGCGGTGAACCAGGTGCTGCTGTCGATGGGGTATCAGCGCATCCAGATTTCCGGCGTCGCCGCCGGGATCACCGTTCTGGGCGTGGTGCAGGGCGCCTATCACACCGAGGTGCTGCGTGGCGCGATCCTTGCCCTGCCGCGCGGCCAGATCGAGGCGGCGCGCGCCATGGGCATGCCGTCGCTGCTGATGGCCCGGCGCATCGCCCTGCCTGCCGTGATGGCCGGGGCCGTTCCGGGGCTGGCAAACCTGTGGCTTGTCGCCACCAAGGACACGGCGCTGCTGGCGGTCGTGGGCTTTGGCGAACTGACGCAGGAAACCCGCCAGGCGGCGGGCGCCACCAAGGCCTTCTTCACCTTCTTCATGGCGGCCGGGCTGCTTTATCTGGCGCTGTCGCTGGTCTCGGGCGCGCTGTTCGGGCGCATCGAATCCTGGGCGCGGCGCGGCCAGCCAAAGCTGTCGGGGACGGGCCGATGA
- a CDS encoding transporter substrate-binding domain-containing protein: protein MKKTLIALATFAALAAPAAAQTVKVGIAAEPYPPFASPDASGNWVGWEVEMIGAVCAAAEMQCEIVPVAWDGIIPSLTAGQIDAIMASMSITEERMQTIDFSDKYYNTPTVIVAPKGEAITPDAAGLAGKIIGVQVATVHEAYVQKHFASSAAEIKIYQTQDEANQDLVAGRIDATQADSIALDAFLATAEGAACCESKGAVEDDPVVLGLGVGVGLRKGEDDLKAKFNAGIAKIIADGTYDKVSAPYFASSIYGG, encoded by the coding sequence ATGAAGAAGACCCTCATTGCCCTTGCCACCTTCGCGGCCCTTGCCGCGCCCGCCGCGGCCCAGACCGTCAAGGTCGGCATCGCCGCCGAACCCTATCCGCCCTTCGCCAGCCCCGACGCCAGCGGCAACTGGGTCGGCTGGGAGGTCGAGATGATCGGTGCGGTCTGTGCCGCGGCCGAGATGCAGTGCGAAATCGTGCCGGTCGCCTGGGACGGCATCATCCCCTCGCTGACGGCAGGCCAGATCGACGCGATCATGGCCTCGATGTCGATCACCGAGGAGCGGATGCAGACCATCGACTTCTCGGACAAGTACTACAACACCCCCACCGTGATCGTGGCACCGAAGGGCGAGGCGATCACCCCCGACGCGGCCGGCCTTGCGGGCAAGATCATCGGCGTCCAGGTGGCGACGGTGCACGAGGCCTACGTGCAGAAGCACTTCGCGTCGAGCGCGGCCGAGATCAAGATCTACCAGACCCAGGACGAGGCGAACCAGGACCTCGTCGCGGGCCGCATCGACGCGACGCAGGCCGATTCGATCGCGCTCGACGCCTTCCTCGCCACGGCGGAAGGTGCCGCCTGCTGCGAATCCAAGGGGGCGGTGGAGGATGACCCGGTCGTCCTGGGTCTCGGCGTGGGCGTCGGCCTGCGCAAGGGCGAGGATGACCTGAAGGCCAAGTTCAACGCCGGCATCGCCAAGATCATCGCCGACGGCACCTATGACAAGGTTTCGGCCCCCTACTTCGCCTCGTCGATCTACGGTGGCTGA
- a CDS encoding ATP-binding cassette domain-containing protein, which translates to MLPEPRTVRPPLADARPEAIRLDSIRKSFGTLEVLRGVSLTARQGDVVAVIGGSGSGKSTMLRCINFLETPSGGRITIGGEEVAMRPDGSPADRRQIERLRRSLGMVFQQFNLWSHMTVLQNLIEVPVHTLKVPRDRAVARARALLARVGLAEKEDQYPAYLSGGQQQRAAIARALAIEPSAMLFDEPTSALDPELVGEVLGVIRDLAAEGRTMILVTHEMKFAREVASHVVFLHQGVIEEEGPPDALFGAPKSERLRQFLKSVA; encoded by the coding sequence ATGCTGCCCGAACCGCGCACAGTCCGCCCCCCGCTTGCCGACGCCCGCCCCGAGGCGATCCGGCTCGACTCGATCCGCAAATCCTTCGGCACCCTCGAAGTGCTGCGCGGTGTGTCGCTGACGGCGCGGCAGGGCGACGTGGTCGCGGTGATCGGCGGGTCCGGGTCGGGCAAGTCTACGATGCTGCGCTGCATCAACTTTCTCGAAACGCCCTCCGGCGGCCGCATCACCATCGGCGGGGAAGAGGTGGCGATGCGCCCCGATGGCAGCCCCGCCGACCGCCGCCAGATCGAACGTCTGCGCCGCAGCCTCGGGATGGTGTTCCAGCAGTTCAACCTCTGGTCGCACATGACGGTGCTGCAGAACCTGATCGAGGTGCCGGTCCACACGCTGAAGGTGCCGCGCGACCGGGCCGTGGCCCGCGCCCGCGCCCTTCTGGCCCGGGTGGGTCTGGCCGAGAAGGAAGACCAGTATCCGGCCTATCTGTCCGGCGGCCAGCAGCAGCGGGCCGCGATCGCGCGCGCGCTGGCCATCGAACCTTCGGCCATGCTCTTCGACGAGCCGACCTCGGCGCTCGACCCCGAGCTGGTGGGCGAAGTGCTGGGCGTCATCCGCGATCTGGCCGCCGAGGGCCGGACCATGATCCTTGTCACGCACGAGATGAAGTTCGCGCGCGAGGTGGCCAGCCATGTGGTGTTCCTTCACCAGGGCGTGATCGAGGAAGAGGGCCCGCCCGACGCCTTGTTCGGCGCCCCGAAATCGGAAAGGCTGCGACAGTTCCTCAAGTCCGTCGCCTGA
- a CDS encoding TetR family transcriptional regulator C-terminal domain-containing protein: MTEGKPVRPGATGDRKPFRREGEEKRREALIAAAVELVAEGGTQAATVRAVAERAGVTPGLIRHYFQSRGELLRAAYARVMGAMTLVNHAAVIGQTGDPLVQLAVFVAASLRPPVVDPTTVGLWAGFIHMVQRDQGIRDTHMATYLDYRDRLQALIAALPREVPAARLRADAIACNAVIDGLWLEASVLPEAFAPGEIERIGLTSVGAILGVDLAGAMP; the protein is encoded by the coding sequence ATGACCGAGGGCAAGCCTGTCCGGCCCGGCGCAACCGGTGACCGAAAACCGTTTCGCCGCGAGGGCGAGGAAAAGCGCCGCGAGGCGCTGATCGCGGCTGCGGTCGAGCTTGTGGCCGAAGGCGGCACGCAGGCGGCAACGGTGCGCGCCGTGGCGGAGCGCGCGGGCGTGACGCCCGGGCTGATCCGGCACTATTTCCAGTCGCGCGGAGAACTGCTGCGCGCGGCCTATGCGCGGGTCATGGGCGCCATGACGCTGGTCAACCACGCGGCGGTCATCGGCCAGACCGGAGATCCGCTGGTGCAGCTGGCAGTCTTCGTCGCCGCAAGCCTGCGGCCGCCGGTGGTGGACCCGACGACAGTCGGGCTGTGGGCGGGGTTCATCCACATGGTGCAGCGCGACCAGGGCATCCGTGACACCCATATGGCGACCTATCTGGACTATCGCGACCGGTTGCAGGCGCTGATCGCGGCGCTGCCGCGCGAGGTTCCGGCCGCCCGCCTGCGCGCCGATGCCATCGCCTGCAACGCGGTGATCGACGGGCTGTGGCTGGAGGCGTCGGTCCTGCCCGAGGCCTTCGCGCCCGGCGAGATCGAGCGGATCGGGCTGACATCGGTGGGCGCCATCCTGGGGGTCGATCTGGCGGGGGCAATGCCATGA
- a CDS encoding pyridoxal phosphate-dependent aminotransferase: MRYAALTDRLAGLGGAKWDLHIRARAMAAAGRPVLELTIGEPDVPTPPEMIAAATAAMAQGRTGYSNGRGEAGLVLALAERYSARRGRAFGPGNVMCFPGTQTTLYAVLQAMAGPGDEVIAGDPMYATYEGVIAASGAAVVPVPLRPERGFRMAPEDIAAAVTPQTRVIFLNTPHNPTGAVLRAADIAAIGEIAVAHDLWILCDEVYEELVFAGVPFASPLDLPHLAERTVVAASISKSHAAPGFRSGWCVGPEEFCTRLLPLAETMLFGNQPFIADMTAQAVAVPSPVAPGMAARFAARAGMIADRLDGTAGLRVVRPEAGMFALVDVRAVSAGGDRFARRLLEEKGVAVMPGESFGRSTAGWLRLSLTQPDAVTAEACDRIAALAREMAQ; encoded by the coding sequence ATGAGATACGCGGCGCTGACCGACCGGCTGGCGGGCCTGGGCGGGGCGAAATGGGATCTGCACATCCGGGCCCGGGCGATGGCGGCGGCGGGCAGGCCGGTGCTGGAACTGACCATCGGCGAACCCGACGTGCCGACGCCCCCCGAGATGATCGCGGCAGCGACGGCGGCGATGGCGCAGGGGCGCACCGGCTACAGCAACGGGCGGGGCGAGGCCGGGCTGGTGCTGGCCCTGGCCGAACGCTACAGCGCGCGACGCGGCCGGGCGTTCGGGCCGGGCAACGTGATGTGCTTTCCGGGCACGCAGACCACGCTCTATGCGGTGTTGCAGGCGATGGCGGGGCCCGGCGACGAGGTGATCGCGGGCGACCCGATGTACGCCACCTACGAGGGTGTGATCGCCGCATCGGGCGCTGCGGTGGTTCCGGTGCCGCTGCGGCCCGAACGGGGATTCCGCATGGCGCCCGAGGACATCGCGGCGGCGGTGACGCCGCAGACGCGGGTGATATTCCTGAACACGCCCCACAACCCGACCGGCGCGGTGCTGCGGGCGGCCGACATCGCAGCCATCGGCGAGATTGCCGTGGCGCATGACCTGTGGATCCTCTGCGACGAGGTCTACGAGGAACTGGTGTTCGCGGGCGTGCCCTTTGCCAGCCCGCTGGACCTGCCGCACCTGGCGGAACGCACGGTCGTCGCCGCGTCGATCTCGAAATCCCATGCGGCCCCGGGGTTCCGGTCGGGCTGGTGCGTAGGCCCCGAGGAGTTCTGCACGCGGTTGCTGCCGCTGGCCGAGACGATGCTGTTCGGCAACCAGCCCTTCATCGCCGACATGACGGCGCAGGCGGTGGCGGTTCCGTCGCCGGTGGCCCCGGGCATGGCGGCGCGGTTCGCGGCGCGCGCCGGAATGATCGCGGACCGGCTGGACGGCACGGCCGGCCTGCGGGTGGTGCGGCCCGAGGCGGGGATGTTCGCGCTTGTCGACGTGCGGGCGGTCAGCGCCGGCGGCGACCGCTTTGCCCGGCGCCTGCTGGAGGAAAAGGGCGTGGCGGTGATGCCCGGCGAGAGCTTTGGCCGTTCCACGGCCGGATGGCTGCGGTTGAGCCTGACCCAGCCCGATGCGGTGACGGCAGAGGCCTGCGACCGGATCGCGGCGCTGGCCCGGGAGATGGCGCAATGA